TGATCGAACCCGAGTTCGTGTCGATTTTTGGCGGTTAGCGCAGAGAGGGGGAGACCATGACGAAACTCGTTGGAGCCTTGCTTGCGATCACGATATGGACAACTGCCAGCTCTGCACAAGAAGCGGAAGTTATCGCGTCCGGCAAACAGGAGTTTCGCCGGAATTGTACGCTGTGCCATGGACTGAACGGCAAAGGCGACAGTGTCATGGTCACTCTTAATCTGTTAGCGAACAAACCCCCAGACCTGACGCAGCTCAAGAAGAACAATTCAGGAACGTTCCCCTTCTGGCAGGTGTACCGC
The window above is part of the Deltaproteobacteria bacterium genome. Proteins encoded here:
- a CDS encoding cytochrome c; this encodes MTKLVGALLAITIWTTASSAQEAEVIASGKQEFRRNCTLCHGLNGKGDSVMVTLNLLANKPPDLTQLKKNNSGTFPFWQVYRIVDGREPIKGHGTPDMPIWGDLFSMQAEGSLTSETKATERILNLVHYLQSLQQ